ttaaaaaaaaggataaattGCATGGCCTGTGTATGATAtatgacaaaaaagaaaactcaaaacAGGAAAGGATAGGACACAAAACAATCTAACTgtggaaaagtaaaaaaaaacatcatatattTAGCTCATCAACCCATGACGAACCTTTGTTGTGTCTTCGACAGCCAAAGCAGTCTGGAATTTCTATTACCCCGTGACATAGTACACTGAAAATAGCAGCTTGTTTGGTTATGGGTCGTCATACCACTGTGAATGTTTGAGACATTCACATACAgttggaggagagagacacaggaggagcaACAGACAACACAGCTGGTGTCTGCAGACAGTGAAAGAGGTAAAGGTCCTTGTAACAGCCACAGCAACATCCAAAACAGTCGATTCCTAGTGGATCTACATCATTTTCTCTGAGCATTTTTCTTCATAAACAGTGCAAAAAGTAAGTGATCTCACTGTTTTGAGGGATTAAAGGGATTAGTGCAGATTAGAGTGATACTGGACAGTAATGGCAGTATCTAATCCGTACTCCAAGGAGTGGGAGGAATGGAAGAGCGGGATGGAGGAGAACAGgagcaggagatggagggagagggtgaGCCGTTGGAGTAAAGTGGAGGTGagcgatgaggaggaggaagaggaggatgatgggcagggagaggaggcagagagcaAGGACTGTAGGGAAGAAGAGGTGAGcgaagatgaggaagagggaaaaaatggaGCTATGGGGGAAGAGacggaggaagaaggagaaaatgagGTAGGGAGGGCGATTAAGGAGGTTGAAAAGGGAGATGagaaggaagacagagaggtgaTAGAAGCAGATGAAAATGTGGATGTGGAAGAAGTGGAAGAAAATGCGATAGAGAGGGAGTTTGAGGAAGTGGATGAGGAGAAAGAGGTGAAGGAAGCAGAGGAACTGGAGGACGAAAGGGAAAAGATTAAGGAGAGCAAAAAtaaggacgaggaggaagacagTGACATGAAAGAAGCTCAagaaatggaggaagaggaagaagaaagagagactgaggcagagagggaggttGAGGAGAACAAGGAGGTGGatgctgaggaggagaaggaagaaatggaaacagaaaacgtagaggaagaggagaagggagTAGAGGTACTGAAGGAAGAAGGGGAAAAGATTCAGGAGAACAAAAAtaaggatgaagaggaagacagTGACATAAAGGAAGCTAAAGCAATtgaggaagagggagaaggagagaatgAGGTAAAGGAAAACAAGGAGGTGGATGCTGAGAAGGAGAAGCGAGAAATGGAAGGAGAAGacgtggaggaagaggagaagggagTAGAGAATGAGATGGAGTGGGAGGTTCAAGAGAATGAGGAGGCTGAGGAAAAGGAAGTGATGGAAGCAGACGAAGTGGAGGATGAGCAGGAAGAAGAACAGGAGTTCAACGTGAGGGTGGATGAggagaaggacagacaggacagtgAAAAAGAGCAGGTCAAGGGggaagatgatgaggatgaggagcatCAGGAACAGGATGAAATTGGAAATTACCTGGCAGAGCAGTTCAGAGAACAGTTGAGAACTGAGGATGAGAGCATTCGGCAAAATCAAGAAAGTACAAGCCAAGAAGATGAAACGGTCAATGAGGAAGAGAACTTGCAAGATTCAGTTAAATCCGATAATGAAGATTCTGACTTCACGGGATCTGAGGATGAATTTTACAACTTTCAAAGAACGCAGGATGAAGAGAGAGCTGGTGAAGAACAATACAATGATCTTGAGGAACTGGAGGATCCTGTTGGAGAGTCGTGGAGGAGTGAAAATAGCCTCTCAGGAGAGTTGACTTGCattgaggaaagaaaagaacagGAGGATGAATGTGAGAAGTCAACACACGAGGAAGAAACAGTCACAGAATCTTGCATAACTCAAGACAAAGAGTTTCAAGATGATCATGAAAAGCTTGAAGAGTACGAGTCTACAGATGACGAGGCAGCAGCATTCTCAGCGGACGACGACGAAGACAATAATGACGAGGATGTGGTAAAGATTTACTACAAAAAAGCCTACCTCACAGATTTATTCAGCACCTTGACGGAGTTCAGGAGCTCATCCCTTCTCACTGATCTTACTTTGAGCACAGACGATGGGAAGAGTTTCCACGTACACTCCCTTGTCCTGGCAGCTGTCAGCTCCCTTATCCGAGTAAGTCTGAGCAGAAGCAATGTAGAAAACGAAAGAGAAGATAGAGGAGTCCACAGGTGGACCTTGTCTCTGGGTCCAGAGGTGGATCGTGTTGGATTAGAGGCAGTTGTGGAGTTTGCCTACATTGGTCTCATATCATGTCTGAACAAGGATACTGTGAACCAGATTACGGCTGCGGCTCAAACACTGGGTGCCCCCAGGGTGCTGGATCTCtgcaaagaggaagaggaaaagtcCACAAAAACTGGAgagcagaagaaagaggaaagacCGTCAGCTGCAGATCAAATGATGATCAGTCTCCAGTCCATCAAACAGCTGTGGATGGACAGAGTGGGCTGTGATGTCATTCTGGAAGCTCTTGGAGGATCGTTTAATGGTGAGTAGAACATCACTGAGATGTACAGTTACATAAAAGTCAACTCAGTCGCtagaataaatgtcagcaatGTACGTTAGcaaaatgttgaaactttacacttctttatgttgcaacaaaggttcaattttcaatttgatCATGTGACAAgactgtgcttatgctctggttaggtttgggcaaaaaacaaacaaacaacccacttggtaagggttaggaaaagatcatgttttagcttaaaacacctgcctttgtttttgttgccacaaacacggcaggAGATGTCTTGACTTGCCATTGCAAATATCCAGTTTTTGATgccaa
This is a stretch of genomic DNA from Pagrus major chromosome 10, Pma_NU_1.0. It encodes these proteins:
- the LOC141004091 gene encoding uncharacterized protein, which codes for MGEETEEEGENEVGRAIKEVEKGDEKEDREVIEADENVDVEEVEENAIEREFEEVDEEKEVKEAEELEDEREKIKESKNKDEEEDKEEEKGVEVLKEEGEKIQENKNKDEEEDSDIKEAKAIEEEGEGENEVKENKEVDAEKEKREMEGEDVEEEEKGVENEMEWEVQENEEAEEKEVMEADEVEDEQEEEQEFNVRVDEEKDRQDSEKEQVKGEDDEDEEHQEQDEIGNYLAEQFREQLRTEDESIRQNQESTSQEDETVNEEENLQDSVKSDNEDSDFTGSEDEFYNFQRTQDEERAGEEQYNDLEELEDPVGESWRSENSLSGELTCIEERKEQEDECEKSTHEEETVTESCITQDKEFQDDHEKLEEYESTDDEAAAFSADDDEDNNDEDVVKIYYKKAYLTDLFSTLTEFRSSSLLTDLTLSTDDGKSFHVHSLVLAAVSSLIRVSLSRSNVENEREDRGVHRWTLSLGPEVDRVGLEAVVEFAYIGLISCLNKDTVNQITAAAQTLGAPRVLDLCKEEEEKSTKTGEQKKEERPSAADQMMISLQSIKQLWMDRVGCDVILEALGGSFNVHRVILAVCSDFFRGMFTLGMKESLQPCVTLPFLLASELQVLIDCSYSGALPLSWSCAFEITTTTLQLQYQPALSMCLTFLQQEINPHSCLDVASFAEAYEMEHLLEVAEDFVLLQFQKVACTSKFKDLPAKQLLRYLNSHSLCVPSELVVFKAVVAWIQAKPKRRLRLAKELMKTIHFPLMTFKEFKEVQSLNMWSDHSLAELYEAVFEDFCSNETAPQSQCRIYLPKESLVLIGGDQTLEDLGSRSISRELWFGNSLQNHTGIRKAMEWRRLGEMPDPARFSHEVAVLEGQLYVFGGKKYYGTDDTLNSVCRYDPLQNSWERLAEMQEKRCSFSVVVLDGKIYAIGGHCDLDYIEGVERYCPIANSWSFACPLDLPLSAHVAKVLHGQIFVSGGLSSNYQCLSSMFLYHPETGSTYLANMAEPRAHHCMETLGECLYVAGGITTGNLINIVDQLACEVYNPVSDSWTAFACLPVPHVGAGSAVLEGKFYVLGGYTQEDYRDTKLVHRYDPTTQRWENMGKMPGPNNDIRACLLRLPQHFRL